AAGAGAAGTCAACGTGACCAGGGGTATCGATAAAGTTGAGTTGATAGGTTTGACCATCTTTCGCGTGATAATCAAGTGTCACGCTTTGTGCCTTGATGGTAATACCACGCTCACGCTCCAGATCCATGGAATCCAGTACTTGAGCCGCCATTTCACGCTCAGATAAACCACCACAAATCTGGATAATGCGATCCGACAGTGTCGACTTACCGTGGTCAATATGGGCAATAATAGAAAAGTTTCTTATGTGCTTCATTTATATGAATTTTTCTCTAGTCGTTGTCTTTAATTAATTATTGGTGGACACAGCGATGGACTCAAACCCAAAACTACCCACATAAATATGCACGCATCTTACACTGTAAGTCAGCCTCGTGAAAGGCATCACACTTAGCTTGTTAGCTGATTTATGCTGTTAAAAGTTGCCAATACCTTTCTGTTGGCCGCTATAGTGAAGATGCAATCCTGATTCAACGACTTACTGCATCTCTATTTCTTCAGTATAAATACTTATTAAATCACTTTAGGAAAATGCTCATTTACCCTATAGATAAATAACCTAGAGTACTAGTGTGACTGTGTAATAACCAAGTGAAATATCCTCTTGGCGGCAGAAAGGAGAATATTATGATTGACGAAGGAAAAATACTTAGCCGCCATGAGTTAAGAACTAAAAACTCAAAACTAACCATTGGCATAATAATATTTTCATTAGGATTAAGCTTCGTAATAATTAGTTTATCACTAACAACAGCTATTTTTTCAACTCCCTCTATTCTTTCAATTTTATGCGTTGCCATTGCCGGTATATCACTGAGTTTACTGTTATACTCGCGCCAATATGATAATCCGATATTTACCTATTTCCTTTATGAAAAAGGCGTGCGTGTTTTTAATCATCATACTGGAAATGTTTATTTCATATCATTTAATAAGATAGAATATATTTATAAATATCACGCAGGAATAAACCCCAATGGAAAAATTAACGCCATGGCATTCCGCACATCAAAAAATCAGCCTTGGAATATTATCATTAATAATATCACCAACGCATACCCTCTCATGAATACTATAATCCATCAGCAGGTTATGAATGTTGGGTTAACAAGTTTAAATGGATTATCGCGAGGAAAAACAATCGTATTCGATATCGTACGGGGAAATGACATTTGGTTAAAGCTACTAATATTTAATTTCATTAAGATAAAAAAAATACAAATAGATACCATCCCACTTTCACTTAGTGCGCACTCATTAGTGACAACAAAAGGTACTATTAATATTGAAGATATACAGCGTATAGAAACCTTGCGTGAAGCACAGCATGACAAAATACGACTATTTGATGCAAAAGGTAACGTACTTTTTTCAATAGACTACTCATCTCTTATAAGTGCTGATCTTTTTATTGCCCTGCTGGAACACATGATACAGAACCGAATACCAGCCTATTACGGCTAATAAAAAATGAATAATTACTCCTGCTGGATACGTATAGCTGCCGGCGGTAAACTAATCTGCAAAACCGTGGGTTGATAATCGCTTTGCCCCTCAATCTTACTCGCTATAACCTTGGCTAATAAAAATCCAAAACCTGCCCCCAAAATAGCACCCAGAGCGGTAAAGGCATCGGTAATAAATAAGGCTTGAAACAAAGCACCACCCGCAATTAATCCGACTAATGGGGTCAAATAAACCAAAGCAGCAGAGCGCAATAAGCTACCCTCACTGATCCCAACCTCAACCTTTTGTCCTGGTTCAAGTGGTTGCGAAATTGTTATTCTTAATTGGTGTTCCGACTCTGGCCCCAATTCATTTAAGAGATGGCTACCACATCCAGTACGAGCATTACAGCTTCCACAACCAGAATGTGGTTCACAACGTAAAAGTGCTACCCCATTTTTCCATGAGATAACTGTTGCCCATTCCTTTATCATTTTGCAGACTCCAAAACGATACTATCGGCAATACGCTTAGCTGTTGAAGGGGGCAACTCACCGACTACGGTAATTTCTACATTATTACGTGCTTCTGTATGAACCGTGCGGCGTCCTTGGCGCAGTGATTGTTCGGAAGGCGCATCTTTGCCAGCAGGATTCACATTAACTGAAAAGCTAAACAAACCATCAGAGTAGAGCCGTGATTCAGTTGCTGTATCCATATTAGGCAATGTGCGGCGACTACGCGAAACCTCAGTAACACCCTCAGGTAACCAACGCGGAGCCCAAGCGAAATCCACCTTGTTCTTTGCTGGCAAAGCAAGCAACGGTGGCAGAGGAAGCTTTAATACTCCTCGCAGAATCTCCTGAATCGGCTCGCCGACAGCAAAAGAAATCACACGAAATTGCTCAAGTGTTTCACCATCACGATCCAACAGATCTACCCGCATCGGTAGTTTTGTTGTCTCATCCATCCAAATAATATAGCTATATCGCGTACTATCACGGGCAACTACGCGAATGACCTGGCATGGCCTATCGGCAATGCGGGCGCGGCCTAGTGCAATATAATTATAATATTTTGATAGCTTTTCAAAATCAGGAAATACAACAGAAGGTAAAGCATCAACAATATGCTCACCGCTCAACGTGAAAGAGTCAAACCCTGGCTCGAAATAACTAATCTCGTCACCACGCTGTATGATCTCGGTACGCGGACCATCCATACGCAGTAATTGCGCTAGCGTTTTTTTATCCAGGATGGCATGGCGATAGCGAAGAGAATCGATCCCTTGCTTGTTAACGTTTATGTACGATAACTCATAATTGAGCGATTGGCTGGCAGCGCTCATGTCCTGCAACATTGCTATCGGCGCTGTCTCCGCCGCAGCAATTGTTGGCATGAACAGGCTGCCCGCCATTAAACAGACGGAGAACCAAAGTTGCTTCATTACTGCTGCTGCATTCCTAAGGACTGAGTTCCAGGGACCTGAATAGCGGCTTGTGTAGATGCTGAAGGCACCTGTGACACATCAGTTTGCGGCAAACGACGTTGCAATTCAAAATCTTGCAATTGCGTCATCATATTAACGCGGCGACGTTGCTCTTGAACTTGATGCTGCTGAGACGTTCCGAAAGAACCATCAGCAGGCACACCAAAGCTGACAGGTGATGCTTTACCCATCATCGGTAATGTATTAAAAGCCGGTGCTTCTGGCTGTAAGTTGCCGGATGCCGGTTGGTTATACTGCTGAACGCCCACAATAACGGCAAGCGAAACACACGCAGCAACCCCAACTTGAGTAATCTGGCTAGCCCATGGGCGAACTTTTTGCCAGAAAGGCATTTTCTGCCAGACATGAGGTTGCGGCTGAGATTCAGGCACAGCAATAGGAACAAAACGAGCAGGCTCATTTTTGAGCGCCTCTGCGACACGGCTGGCGATATCCAGATGCAAGACTTCACCAACGTCCCCCCGCAGGGTATCACGGATTAAATGATAGCTCTGCCAGCTTTGCTGTAGCGCTTTATCTTTAGATAAAGAACCTATCAGCTCACTATCAAGAGTTTCTCCGTCCATCAGAGCGGAAAGCTTTTCTTTCTGCATGCCAAATACCCTTTGTTTGTCCGCTTATCGCTGAATCAGCGGCTGAACTTTGTTATCGATAGCCTCTCTGGCACGGAAGATACGGGAACGAACAGTACCGACCGGACAGTCCATAATAACAGCTATCTCTTCATAGCTTAGACCATCTAACTCCCTGAGTGTAATCGCCATCCGGAGATCTTCAGGAAGAGACTCTATGGTTTTAAAAACTATCTGCCTCAATTCTTCTGACAACATTAAGTTCTCAGGGTTCGATATTTCTTTCAATGCACCTGCATTTTCGTAATTTTCAGCATCATTTGCATCCACATCACTGGATGGTGGACGCCGCCCCTGAGCGACTAAATAATTTTTCGCCGTATTAACAGCAATACGGTACAGCCAAGTATAAAAGGCACTGTCGCCACGAAACGATTCCAGGGCTCGATAGGCCTTAATAAAAGATTCTTGAACTACATCAGGGACATCGCCCTGAGGCACGTATCGGGATACGAGGCTCGCAACCTTATGCTGGTATCGAATTACCAGTAAATTGAACGATTGCTGATCACCTTTCTGGACCCGTTCAACCAGCATCTGATCCGTTAACTGCTCGCTCATCCGAGGTGAACTCTCCCGAAATCTATCCCCACGCTAAAAGTAGTACTGCCAGCCATATCTTTATTTTCCTGAGCAAGCACACGCTTGGAGTTTATAAAAGTTGCAAAGTTCCATGTTGCCAGATTATTTGTCTGAATATTCTTTAGACATCTTATAGCCATAGCTTTTGCTCTGGCAGATAGGCTAACATGAATTTCACTCTTATTCTGCACACATCATACGATATGCAATCATCATCTGAACACGTAAGCGATGTATTGATCATCGGGAGTGGCGCTGCCGGTTTGTCACTGGCACTGCGTCTCGCGCCACATTGTAAAGTCACCGTTCTGAGCAAAGGGCCGCTTAATGAAGGTGCCACTTTTTATGCTCAAGGAGGTATTGCTGCCGTTTTTGATGAAACTGACAGCATCAGTTCACATGTCGATGACACTCTGATTGCTGGGGCCGGGCTTTGCGACAAAGAAGCCGTCGAGTTTATTGCCAGCAACGCCCGCTCTTGTGTGCAATGGCTCATTGATCAAGGCGTTCTTTTTGATACCGAAACCAATGCCAGCGGCGAAGAACGTTATCACCTTACACGAGAAGGTGGTCATAGCCATCGCCGTATACTACATACCGCGGATGCTACAGGTAAAGAAGTAGAGACCACCCTGGTGGGCAAAGCAAGGGCTCATCCGAACATTTTAGTTAAAGAGCGCTGTAATGCAGTAGATCTTATCACGTCCAATAAAATTGGTCTGCCGGGGACAAAACGCGTCGTTGGCGCTTATATCTGGAACCGCGAATTAGAGAAAGTTGAGACTTTTCGTGCCAAATCTGTCGTGTTAGCGACAGGCGGTGCCGCAAAAGTTTATCAATACACCACCAACCCGGATATTTCCTCTGGTGATGGCATTGCCATGGCATGGCGTGCTGGTTGTCGGGTTGCTAATCTGGAATTTAACCAGTTCCATCCTACTTGCCTGTTCCATCCGCAAGCTCGCAACTTTTTACTGACCGAAGCCTTACGTGGCGAAGGTGCCTACCTAAAACGCCCAGATGGCAGTCGTTTCATGCTCGATTTTGATGCCCGAGGCGAACTCGCACCACGAGATATCGTCGCGCGCGCCATCGACCACGAAATGAAACGCCTTGGCGCGGATTGTATGTACCTCGATATCAGTCATAAACCCACCGATTTCGTGATGCAGCACTTCCCGATGATCTACGAAAAACTGCTGTCATTGGGTATCGACCTGACTAAAGAAGCTATTCCAATTGTTCCAGCCGCACACTATACCTGCGGCGGCGTGATGGTCGATCAACACGGTCGCACGGATCTGGACGGATTATATGCGATTGGCGAAGTCAGCTATACCGGCTTACATGGTGCTAACCGCATGGCGTCTAACTCGTTGCTTGAATGCCTGGTTTATGGCTGGTCTGCAGCCGAGGACATTCTTTTGCGTTTACCGACGGCCAAGCTGGCTCCGCATTTGCCAGACTGGGACGAAAGCCGTGTTGATAACTCCGATGAACGTGTTGTCATCCAACATAACTGGCACGAATTACGCTTATTTATGTGGGATTACGTCGGCATTGTCCGTACGACCAAACGCTTAGAGCGGGCCTTACGCCGCATAACAACATTACAGCAGGAAATTGATGAATATTATGCCAATTTCCGTATCTCTAATAACCTGCTGGAATTGCGTAATCTGGTACAAGTTGCTGAACTAATCGTGCGTTGCGCTATGGATCGCAAAGAGAGTCGCGGATTGCACTACACCCTTGACTACCCAGAGCAACTTGAGAATCCAAAACCGACCATTCTCCATCCATAATACTATTCAGGGCGCACATATTTTTGTAAGTACTATATTTTGTGAACACCAGATTTTATGAACACAAAGTATCGCGCCCTGCTTCCTCTTTTCCCGCGCTTTAATAACCCGCTAGTAGTTTAAGTAAAAATCGCTGATTAGTGCGCAGAACTCCGGTGAATACACCCCTTCCGATTGACGTAAATCCAGTTGCTGAAATTCAGTCTCACCAGCCTGGCGTGATAGCGTTAGCAATATGCGATGTAATGGCTTGCCGGGGCGATCTCTGATATCAACCTGGCAACGAATAAACCAATTTTGTTGTACGGCAAGACGCGAAAGTTCTTCCCCCAAATCGTGGGGTAAAACCACACAAAAGATACCGTCCTCTGTGATAAGCTTCTCCGCGCAGTTCAGTAAAGCATCGTGAGTTAAGGAGCCGGTGTAACGTGCAGTATCCCGAGCTTCATCACGACATGCGACCGCCGGAGCAAAATAAGGTGGGTTACTGACAATCAGGTCATACTGATGAAGATGGTTTTCAGCAAACTGGTGTACATCTTGCTGATAAATATGAACGCGCTCCGCCCACGGCGATTGTGCTGCGTTACTGCTTGCTTGTTGCGCCGCCTCAGGTTCTAGCTCTACACCATCAATCATGACTTCGGGTGTCGAACGCTGGGCAATCATCAAAGCAATAAGCCCACTGCCGCAGCCAATATCCAGCACTTTGCGCGCTTTTTCTACCGGTACCCAAGCACCAAGTAGGACACCATCTGTGCCCACTTTCATCGCGCAGCGATCATGTGCCACAAAGAATTGTTTAAAAGTAAAACCACCACCGCGTAACATCGGTTTTTTTTTCAATTGCTCGCCCACATTAGTCACCAGAATCTATAACCGGCGTAGCATAGGACAATATGATTGAAGGGAAAAGACATCATTACCGCTTAAACAGGTGAAGAATTCGGCTAACCCGTCTATAATCGGCGCCCCAAGTAGAGGAAGACCATGACTGTAACCAATTTTTCCGAACTCGATCTCGATGAACGCCTGGTTGACGCATTGCGCGACAAAGGCTATGAGCGCCCGACTGCCATTCAAGCTGCGGCTATTCCGCCAGCTATGGATGGGCGCGATGTATTGGGTTCGGCACCAACAGGTACCGGCAAAACTGCCGCCTTTTTGCTGCCCGCCTTGCAGCATTTGCTGGATTTCCCACGCAAAAAATCTGGCCCACCACGGATTTTGATCCTGACGCCAACTCGTGAGTTAGCCATGCAAGTGGCAGATCAAGCCCGTGAGCTTGCCAAGCATACCCAACTGGATATCGCGACCATCACCGGTGGTGTCGCTTATATGAACCACGCGGAAGTCTTTAGTGAGAATCAGGATATTGTAGTGGCGACAACCGGCCGCTTGCTGCAATACATCAAAGAAGAAAACTTTGACTGTCGGGCGGTAGAAACCCTGATTCTGGACGAAGCTGACCGTATGCTTGATATGGGCTTCGCACAGGATATTGAAACTATCTCGGCAGAAACCCGCTGGCGTAAACAGACCTTACTTTTCTCGGCCACGCTAGAAGGTGAAGCTATCCGTGAGTTTGCGGAACGCATCCTGACTGAGCCGGTAGAGCTGGAAGCTGACCCCTCACGCCGTGAACGTAAAAAAATTCAGCAATGGTATTACCGCGCAGACAATATTGAGCACAAAACTGCCTTGCTCGTGCATTTGCTGAAGCAACCAGAAGTACAGAAATCAATTATTTTTGTGCGTACCCGTGAAAAGGTACATCAACTGGTCAGTTGGTTACGCGAAGCTGGAATTAATGCCTGGTTCCTTGAGGGTGAAATGGTTCAGGCCAAACGTACCGAAGCCGTGATTCGTTTAAGCGATGGTCGGGTTAACGTTCTGGTTGCAACTGATGTGGCTTCACGCGGTCTGGATATCGACGATATCAGCCACGTGTTCAACTTTGATTTGCCGCTGACTGCTGACGTCTACCTTCACCGTATCGGTCGTACTGGCCGTGCAGGGCGTAAAGGGGTTGCTATTTCCCTGGTTGAAGCGCATGACCATTTATTGCTGGGTAGAATAGGCCGTTATCTGAAAGAGCCATTGAAGCCACGAGTGATTGATGAGCTGCGACCAACCAGTAAAGCACCGAGCGAGAAAAGCACAGGTAAACCGTCTAAAAAGGTTTTAGCGAAGCGTAAGGAGCTAAAAGAAGCCGGTAAAGAGAAAACGAAGGTTAAGGTTCGCCATCGCGATGCTAAGAATGTGGGTAAGCGCCGTAAGCCAAAGGACAAGCCCGATACCAAGAGTGCGAGTTAATTCTGCACCCTGACAAAAAAGCCGCTTATAAACAGCGGTTTGAGGTTAATGACAAAGTGCCCGTAACGGTGAAAACAGGCAGATCGTAAAGACGCCGTAAACCCCTCCCTGGGGGCTCGAGCCGCGCCCTCCTTGGCGCGGACGCTTTACTCTTCTACCTGCCTTCACCTTGCAAGATCGAGTTGTCGAGGTTTGTCAGCAGTCTGAAGCCGCTTATAAACAGCGGCTTTTTTATTTATTATCAAACGGATTCAAACTACAGAACCTGATTTTACAGTGAAGTGCTACTTTGGGCATTTCAGCCTCATTCAAGCGGTTCAAACTCTATTGCTGGTAAATCTCTGCGAGTTTTTTACCCCGCAACCAAACATTCAATTGCTGATATTTTTGCTGCATTTCAGCACTTTGGATGTTCAGCGGTGTCATCGCTAAATACTGTTGGAATGTCGCGCCCTGCTTATTACGGACTTCAGGATCAGCACCAGCTTTGAGCAAACGCAAAGCTAAATCCGGTGCATTGCTTTTACCAGCTAAATGTAACGGCGTATCACCCACACGATCGGCAATATTCGGATCAACACCAGCGACCAACAATAGGATCACCTGGATCTCGCGCCCCGCCATGATAGCAGCCGCTAAGGGCGTTGCGAGTGTCACACTATTTCTGGCATCAGGCCGAATATTGTTTTTAAGCAGAATTTGCATGTAATGCGCATCTTGCACAGTGGCAGCGGTGTGCCAGGCGGTATCACCCTGCATTCCGGGCTGAAAAGGATCTGCATGTTCTTGCAACAATGCCACCAAACTTTCAGGTTGTTGATTGAGGATAGCCCACTGCATAAGTGTCACTGCCTGCTCACCCTGCTGTTGCAGCAATGATTTAGTAGCTAACTGATGGATCTGCTTCACATTGCCATGAACAATCGCATCTGCAATTGGCATGACTAGCGGATCGGTAAATGCGATATTAATCTCTGTCATTGCCTGCCCCTCAAAACTGATTAATGGCATCAAAACACCGTAGATAGCGTAACGCAAATGGCGTTTCACTCTCATTGTCAGTGTTGATTCAGGCATACTGCCGCTCCCAAGGTTGTTGTTCATTCATGGAACTGAGCACTTTATCAATACCATGCGCCGCAAGGCTACGTTCGAGGTGTTTGTGTGGCAGCCAGTCATTTACCCCCGCCAGTTTATCGCTATTAGCCAATGTGATCTTATGGCCAATCGCATCAGGAATGAGTGAGGTTGACTCTTGAGTATCCGTCAATAAGTCATGTTGCTCACTATAACGTCGTATGCCACCCCCCTCCGCCGACTGCCGCGCCTGAGCAGGGTTCATGCCCAAACGATTTAATGTATGATCAGAAACACCGGCGGCATTAAATGTTACAGCAAAAGTCCCGCTGGCTAATGCAGCCGTGGCTGCCAGCCCACCGCCTAATGAATGGCCGGTAATGACCAGTGCATCACCAAATGCCATTTTAGCGGTTTTCCCCAGCGCAACAGCCTGATTATATTGAAAATCCTCATAACCTGTTGCTTGCCGGATATTACTTAACCAATCCTGAATATCATTGGTACCCGCGAAAGAGAGGACATACTGTTGATTATCACTGTAAATCCCAGCCTGAAACCCTGAAGCTGTATCAGATAGGCTCGCCGGATCTATCCCCGCCGAAAGCAACGCGGCATCACCCAACCGTGTAAATCCGCCGATGCTTCTCGCAGCAGGAGCGTAAACATCTTTCGCGAGTAATGCTAATGAATAGTCCGCTTGCTGTGATCCTTGTCCACTTGATATCGGTACATTGTCGCTGGCAGCTAAAACACGTTCACCACGTGATATTCCAAGGCTGGCCAGCATGCTGTAATAAACATCATTACCTACCTGAGTGGGAGTTAGGGAGGCGGGTTCTTTTTGAAGCTGGTTCGAAGACCCAACAGGAGTAGAGTTCTCTTTCTTGACCTGCTCTATTGGTTGCACCTGGTTCATCAAGTCTGCTAATGGAACAGGCCGGGCTAAACTAACAGATATACTCATGCCAACTCCTTGTCGATAGATAATCCCAATATTGAGTCAACCTCAATAACTTTATCTATCGACACATCGGATGAGTTCTTAAATGGAAATGGTAAGATTTATTTATATAAATTGAATATTGTGATCTCAGTCTAACTTCTCGATAAACAAATCACAGGAACAAAAAAGGGAGCCACAGAGGCTCCCTTCAGAATTTGAGACTTAATTATTATGACAAGAATTACAGGCTTTCTGTGAAAGTACGAGTAATCACATCACGTTGCTGTTCTGGTGTCAGTGAGTTGAAACGTACGGCGTAGCCGGATACACGAATCGTCAACTGAGGATATTTTTCCGGATGCTTGACTGCATCTTCCAGTGTTTCGCGGCGCAGAACGTTTACGTTCAAATGCTGACCACCTTCAACGCGCACCGTTGGTTGTACTTCCAACGGAATTTCACGATATTCGATCTGGCCTAACTCACTTGCCGGAACAATTTGATCTTCTGCATAGCCAGCTTTCGCGCAAACACAGCGTAGCTCAGCTTTTTCATCATCCAGCAGCCAGAAAGAGTTCAGCAAGGCTTCATTGTTAGCTTTAGTAATTTGAATACCAGTAATCATTTGGTGCCTCCGTAATACGGCTATAAATTCCAAGGGGAGAAACTATCTTGGTTATTTGGTAAAACCATTGTTGTCTTATTGTTCTGTATACCAGTCAAACCACTGCATTTCTTTGACATAAATCAATCTTTTAACCCACATGGCGATCATGCTATGGGCAAATTTATGTTTTATATCAATTTTATCAATCTGACTTACAGCAATTTTTTTGTAAATTTTCAACATTTTTTGCATAAAGAGGTCAAAAAAACATCATCACATCACAGGCGCTGGTTTAACAGTTTCACTCACAGGTTTGAAGCGGTAAGCTAGAGCACATCAATATCTTACAGAAACCAAGGAGAGTGTTTATGCCCGCCTCCCTTACCTGGCACGATGTGATCGGCCAGGAAAAAGAACAACCTTACTTTAAAGATACGCTGGCCTATGTGGCAGCAGAGCGTAATGCTGGCAAAACCATTTATCCGGCACAACACGATGTATTTAATGCTTTTCGCCTGACCGAATTGGATCAGGTCAAAGTGGTTATTTTGGGCCAAGACCCTTACCACGGCCCTAATCAGGCTCATGGGTTATCATTCTCTGTCTTGCCAGGAGTCCCAGCACCGCCCTCTTTGGTCAATATCTACAAAGAGCTGGCTACCGATATTCCCGGCTTCCAACGCCCCAATCATGGTTTCTTACAAAGCTGGGCCGAGCAAGGTGTATTGCTACTCAATACCGTACTGACTGTCGAAGCAGGTAACGCGCACTCACATGCCAACCTTGGCTGGGAAACCTTTACCGATAAAGTCATTGCAGCACTGAATGAACATCGTGATGGTGTGATTTTTATGTTGTGGGGAGCACATGCTCAGAAAAAGGGACGTATCATTGATACCCAGCGCCACTTTATTTTAAAAGCCCCACATCCATCACCGCTCTCCGCACATCGCGGTTTTCTTGGCTGTAAGCACTTTTCGCAAGCAAACCAGCTCTTGCAGCAGCATGGTCAGCAACCGATTGACTGGCAACCTAAATTGCCAACAGCTGAATAAAACGTCATTTACTGCAGAAAACAAATAAATATCCTCCGGCATAGCCGGAGGTTTTTCATATGCGCCTGTAAGGCTTTGTTACCAGCCGCGCCCTAACAGGCGCACAGCAATCTGACATTTGCATCCAAATTCGTTACTTACTGCCCGTAAACGGGCTACCGGGGTACGGAATTGATAGTTATTCCCCCAGTTTATCCTGCTCCAGTTGGTGCTTTATGTAGTCCCGGATCTTCGAGGTATTTTTACCCACCGTATCCACATAATACCCTCTGCACCAAAACTCTCTGTTCCTGTATTTGAATTTCAAATCTCCAAATTGCTCATACAACATCAGGCTACTTTTGCCCTTCAGATACCCCATGAAGCTTGATACGCTCATCTTCGGCGGGATTTCCACAAGCATATGGATGTGATCTGCACAGCACTCCGCTTCCAGAATGTGCACATTTTTCCATTCACACAGCTTTCTTAGGATACTCCCCACTGCCCGGCGTTTCTCGCCGTAGAAAACCTGTCTTCGGTATTTAGGCGCGAAAACTATGTGATATTTACAGTTCCATCGGGTGTGCGCTAAGCTCTTTTCGTCCCCCATTGGGACCCCCTTTTGATTTCTTGTTTGACCATTGCAGTTGCCAGACCGCAAGGTGTTTTAACAAATCAAAAGGGGTTTTTATAACTGGCTCAAAGCTGAAAGCTTTACGGAACCTCCAGCCTAGCTGGAGGTTTTCTGTGCACAACAAAAAAGGCACCCGCAAAGGTGCCTTTCCACATCAGGACACCTTAAGCTTTCGCTTTAGATACCGCGACCATCGCCGGACGTAACAAACGGCCATTCAGCGTATAGCCCTTTTGCATCACCATCATGACGTGATTTGGTTCGTGATCCGCAGATTCAAGCATCGTCATCGCCTGATGAACTTCAGGGTTAAACGGCACGTTAGTTTCACTGACAACTTGGATACCGTATTTACCGACAGCATCAAGCAATGATTTTAGGGTCAGTTCGACGCCTTCTATCATTGCTGCCAATTCAGCATTGGTTTTATCGGCTGTATCCAGCGCACGCTCCAGATTGTCAATCACAGGTAATAATTCAGCTGAAAATTTTTCTAACGCAAATTTATGCGCT
The sequence above is drawn from the Yersinia enterocolitica subsp. enterocolitica genome and encodes:
- the rseC gene encoding SoxR-reducing system protein RseC, with translation MIKEWATVISWKNGVALLRCEPHSGCGSCNARTGCGSHLLNELGPESEHQLRITISQPLEPGQKVEVGISEGSLLRSAALVYLTPLVGLIAGGALFQALFITDAFTALGAILGAGFGFLLAKVIASKIEGQSDYQPTVLQISLPPAAIRIQQE
- the rseB gene encoding sigma-E factor regulatory protein RseB, producing the protein MKQLWFSVCLMAGSLFMPTIAAAETAPIAMLQDMSAASQSLNYELSYINVNKQGIDSLRYRHAILDKKTLAQLLRMDGPRTEIIQRGDEISYFEPGFDSFTLSGEHIVDALPSVVFPDFEKLSKYYNYIALGRARIADRPCQVIRVVARDSTRYSYIIWMDETTKLPMRVDLLDRDGETLEQFRVISFAVGEPIQEILRGVLKLPLPPLLALPAKNKVDFAWAPRWLPEGVTEVSRSRRTLPNMDTATESRLYSDGLFSFSVNVNPAGKDAPSEQSLRQGRRTVHTEARNNVEITVVGELPPSTAKRIADSIVLESAK
- the rseA gene encoding anti-sigma-E factor RseA, which gives rise to MQKEKLSALMDGETLDSELIGSLSKDKALQQSWQSYHLIRDTLRGDVGEVLHLDIASRVAEALKNEPARFVPIAVPESQPQPHVWQKMPFWQKVRPWASQITQVGVAACVSLAVIVGVQQYNQPASGNLQPEAPAFNTLPMMGKASPVSFGVPADGSFGTSQQHQVQEQRRRVNMMTQLQDFELQRRLPQTDVSQVPSASTQAAIQVPGTQSLGMQQQ
- the rpoE gene encoding RNA polymerase sigma factor RpoE; translated protein: MSEQLTDQMLVERVQKGDQQSFNLLVIRYQHKVASLVSRYVPQGDVPDVVQESFIKAYRALESFRGDSAFYTWLYRIAVNTAKNYLVAQGRRPPSSDVDANDAENYENAGALKEISNPENLMLSEELRQIVFKTIESLPEDLRMAITLRELDGLSYEEIAVIMDCPVGTVRSRIFRAREAIDNKVQPLIQR
- the nadB gene encoding L-aspartate oxidase, with the protein product MQSSSEHVSDVLIIGSGAAGLSLALRLAPHCKVTVLSKGPLNEGATFYAQGGIAAVFDETDSISSHVDDTLIAGAGLCDKEAVEFIASNARSCVQWLIDQGVLFDTETNASGEERYHLTREGGHSHRRILHTADATGKEVETTLVGKARAHPNILVKERCNAVDLITSNKIGLPGTKRVVGAYIWNRELEKVETFRAKSVVLATGGAAKVYQYTTNPDISSGDGIAMAWRAGCRVANLEFNQFHPTCLFHPQARNFLLTEALRGEGAYLKRPDGSRFMLDFDARGELAPRDIVARAIDHEMKRLGADCMYLDISHKPTDFVMQHFPMIYEKLLSLGIDLTKEAIPIVPAAHYTCGGVMVDQHGRTDLDGLYAIGEVSYTGLHGANRMASNSLLECLVYGWSAAEDILLRLPTAKLAPHLPDWDESRVDNSDERVVIQHNWHELRLFMWDYVGIVRTTKRLERALRRITTLQQEIDEYYANFRISNNLLELRNLVQVAELIVRCAMDRKESRGLHYTLDYPEQLENPKPTILHP
- the trmN gene encoding tRNA(1)(Val) (adenine(37)-N(6))-methyltransferase TrmN, encoding MGEQLKKKPMLRGGGFTFKQFFVAHDRCAMKVGTDGVLLGAWVPVEKARKVLDIGCGSGLIALMIAQRSTPEVMIDGVELEPEAAQQASSNAAQSPWAERVHIYQQDVHQFAENHLHQYDLIVSNPPYFAPAVACRDEARDTARYTGSLTHDALLNCAEKLITEDGIFCVVLPHDLGEELSRLAVQQNWFIRCQVDIRDRPGKPLHRILLTLSRQAGETEFQQLDLRQSEGVYSPEFCALISDFYLNY
- the srmB gene encoding ATP-dependent RNA helicase SrmB: MTVTNFSELDLDERLVDALRDKGYERPTAIQAAAIPPAMDGRDVLGSAPTGTGKTAAFLLPALQHLLDFPRKKSGPPRILILTPTRELAMQVADQARELAKHTQLDIATITGGVAYMNHAEVFSENQDIVVATTGRLLQYIKEENFDCRAVETLILDEADRMLDMGFAQDIETISAETRWRKQTLLFSATLEGEAIREFAERILTEPVELEADPSRRERKKIQQWYYRADNIEHKTALLVHLLKQPEVQKSIIFVRTREKVHQLVSWLREAGINAWFLEGEMVQAKRTEAVIRLSDGRVNVLVATDVASRGLDIDDISHVFNFDLPLTADVYLHRIGRTGRAGRKGVAISLVEAHDHLLLGRIGRYLKEPLKPRVIDELRPTSKAPSEKSTGKPSKKVLAKRKELKEAGKEKTKVKVRHRDAKNVGKRRKPKDKPDTKSAS
- a CDS encoding ankyrin repeat domain-containing protein; protein product: MTEINIAFTDPLVMPIADAIVHGNVKQIHQLATKSLLQQQGEQAVTLMQWAILNQQPESLVALLQEHADPFQPGMQGDTAWHTAATVQDAHYMQILLKNNIRPDARNSVTLATPLAAAIMAGREIQVILLLVAGVDPNIADRVGDTPLHLAGKSNAPDLALRLLKAGADPEVRNKQGATFQQYLAMTPLNIQSAEMQQKYQQLNVWLRGKKLAEIYQQ